A region from the Phycodurus eques isolate BA_2022a chromosome 12, UOR_Pequ_1.1, whole genome shotgun sequence genome encodes:
- the si:dkey-91i10.2 gene encoding uncharacterized protein si:dkey-91i10.2, with amino-acid sequence MEPCVSHLPPSANPLSAFPRHRVSTHYPGPQWFPLASRCNSSTFLSNLRHSPGQAGPAGTMPGVSLDVPMGGRPYRSMENLNWNPVLDSGLCSSSEFIVRYMATSHWYDGPPDGSNPESLAYYPRHGPRRKDVPIFPQLLFPSRVDEWDARKGLREKLRLQSARSAVEPLKTVPLRTTDSALVELNPGCRPAGSMRLACPQEIKQEVLRRLQLRRQNSTPNLALHGAPHSPKVLPVSRTAGPILGVDNGPLQSGPVGRLYIPTFEEFKRMRMKEQNQKSTAGSEDSGPQRVGTPSSGTGSPIRTGPSARPPLQASSSQGGTGDNARRRRCSLEPVGSVLLRASRDHGGRPSSCCPALLLEGTDLSSYGAKIYKMKDGLIGSALDLIKKSCSADISSEAPVRLSAERDRNAPDTPPWPPAAVAMATAAGAEAGHQTPAAEEEDEEDGEGEKARECLPGFCRRSSSDASYEQSQATVPECACERSQTDSERRLRPHHRDPMPAEASNRKQLEMKAKMENAPQGRRHRRERDSAPAALRGHSEPSGEERPAGSAHHVASDDRGGRGRHHRWSTISSLSADSGVVGLSEEDDNGAEVERADSDIGPGLSRAWKRPSLCADCGWRDDASEGSGACERCAKLRAERKEAVLEFLNTESSYGEDLRIIKEEFYGPMRGAGLLSAEQLAVVFANVQELADVNERFTEHLQDAIEHALDQGDEDLLTVSVGEIFLEFVNMLPAFQTYCLQQSASVNMLNALEKEKELLRIFLDVSQNDNTALRRMNLRSFLMAPLQRVTKYPLLLSRLLKVTPEKQPEFGRLREAKSRVEAHLEHINTKTKQQDGNGVASWSLRSFRRDSRKNREPVDAEMREASIRTLGWTREDTRFVMEGPLQLSQPADGQWVKKGSKALKFQNVQSLLMVRTQQPGGGERACEAVESVQDGVLVLIKDKSSGKFAVMREPIRLANCVVSMDPECQDTFEVLDIWREAFVFRAADKSRTHNWFHHMKRYARDLGAWRKRRNALPNIMINTNQSRS; translated from the exons ATGGAACCCTGCGTCTCCCACCTGCCCCCGTCCGCAAACCCCCTTTCCGCCTTCCCCCGGCACCGAGTCTCCACCCACTATCCCGGACCACAGTGGTTCCCGCTGGCGTCTCGGTGTAACAGCAGCACTTTTCTGTCTAACTTGAGGCACAGCCCCGGTCAGGCGGGCCCCGCAGGGACAATGCCGGGAGTTTCTTTGGACGTCCCGATGGGGGGACGGCCATACCGGAGTATGGAGAATCTGAACTGGAACCCGGTACTGGATTCAGGTCTGTGCTCATCCAGTGAGTTTATTGTGCGCTACATGGCCACCAGTCACTGGTATGACGGGCCCCCGGATGGGTCCAACCCAGAAAGCCTGGCATACTACCCCCGACATGGTCCCCGCAGGAAGGATGTACCAATTTTCCCACAGTTGCTTTTCCCCAGTCGGGTGGACGAATGGGACGCCAGGAAAGGTCTGAGGGAAAAGCTTCGCCTCCAGAGTGCACGGTCGGCAGTGGAGCCTTTGAAGACTGTTCCCCTGCGAACCACGGACTCTGCCCTTGTTGAACTGAACCCAGGGTGCCGGCCGGCCGGGAGCATGCGTCTCGCCTGCCCCCAGGAGATCAAACAGGAAGTCTTGAGGAGACTTCAACTGCGACGGCAGAACAGCACCCCCAACCTGGCTCTCCACGGGGCCCCGCACAGCCCAAAAGTGCTCCCGGTGTCCCGCACAGCAGGCCCCATTTTGGGCGTCGATAACGGACCCCTGCAAAGCGGTCCTGTGGGACGTCTGTACATCCCCACCTTTGAGGAGTTCAAGAGGATGAGGATGAAAGAGCAGAACCAGAAGTCCACAGCAGGTTCTGAGGACTCCGGTCCCCAACGGGTAGGGACTCCCTCCTCCGGAACGGGTTCTCCGATCCGCACAGGCCCCTCTGCGCGGCCCCCACTGCAAGCGTCTTCAAGCCAGGGAGGAACCGGTGATAATGCCCGGCGTAGGAGGTGCAGTCTGGAACCGGTCGGGTCGGTTCTGCTCCGGGCCAGCAGGGACCACGGAGGGCGGCCCTCCAGTTGCTGCCCCGCACTGCTCCTGGAGGGAACGGACCTGTCCAGCTACGGCGCCAAGATCTACAAAATGAAGGATGGCCTCATTGGCTCAGCTCTGGACCTCATCAAGAAGAG CTGCAGTGCAGACATCTCCTCCGAGGCCCCCGTCAGGCTGTCAGCTGAGCGGGACAGAAACGCCCCCGACACCCCACCCTGGCCCCCCGCCGCCGTCGCCATGGCAACCGCGGCAGGAGCCGAGGCTGGCCACCAGACGCCCGCTGCAGAAGAAGAGGACGAAGAAGACGGCGAAGGCGAGAAAGCGAGAGAATGC CTGCCGGGGTTCTGCCGGCGTTCCAGCTCAGACGCCTCGTATGAGCAGTCGCAGGCGACTGTACCAGAGTGCGCGTGCGAGCGGTCACAGACAGACAGCGAGCGTCGCCTGCGACCGCACCACCGCGACCCCATGCCGGCTGAGGCGTCCAATCGCAAACAGCTGGAGATGAAGGCGAAGATGGAGAACGCGCCGCAGGGACGACGTCATCGGAGGGAGAGAGACAGTG CCCCCGCGGCTCTTCGCGGGCACTCGGAGCCGTCCGGCGAGGAGCGCCCGGCGGGCTCGGCCCACCACGTGGCTTCGGACGACCGAGGGGGGCGCGGCCGACATCACCGCTGGAGCACCATCAGCAGCCTGAGCGCCGACAGCGGCGTGGTGGGCCTCAGCGAGGAGGACGACAACGGCGCCGAAGTGGAGCGGGCCGACAGCGACATCGGACCGGGCCTCTCGCGGGCCTGGAAGAGACCGTCGTTATGCGCCGACTGCGGCTGGCGGGACGACGCGTCGGAGGGCAGTGGCGCGTGCGAACGTTGCGCCAAATTGCGGGCCGAGCGCAAGGAAGCCGTGTTGGAGTTCCTGAATACGGAGAGCAGTTACGGCGAGGACCTGAGGATCATCAAGGAGGAGTTCTACGGGCCCATGCGCGGCGCCGGCCTGCTGAGCGCCGAGCAGCTGGCCGTGGTGTTCGCCAACGTGCAGGAGCTGGCGGACGTCAATGAGAGATTCACGGAACATCTGCAGGACGCCATCGAACACGCGCTGGACCAG GGAGACGAGGATCTGCTGACGGTGTCCGTGGGCGAGATCTTCCTGGAGTTCGTCAACATGCTGCCGGCCTTCCAGACGTACTGCCTGCAGCAGTCCGCCTCCGTCAACATGCTCAACGCgctggagaaggagaaggaaCTGCTCAG GATCTTCTTGGACGTCTCCCAGAACGACAACACGGCGTTGCGTCGCATGAATCTTCGCTCGTTCCTTATGGCACCTCTCCAGCGCGTCACCAAGTATCCTTTACTCCTCAGCCGCCTGCTCAAAGTCACCCCGGAGAAGCAGCCCGAATTCGGGCGCCTTCGTGAGGCCAAGAGCCGCGTGGAGGCCCACCTGGAGCACATTAACACCAAGACCAAACAGCAGGACGGCAACGGCGTGGCCTCCTGGTCCCTGCGCTCCTTCCGCCGCGACAGCCGCAAAAATCGCGAGCCGGTGGACGCGGAAATGCGCGAGGCGTCCATCAGGACTCTGGGGTGGACCCGGGAGGACACCCGCTTCGTCATGGAGGGTCCCTTGCAGCTTTCCCAGCCCGCCGACGGCCAGTGGGTGAAGAAGGGAAGCAAGGCTCTCAAGTTCCAAAACGTCCAGAGTCTCCTCATGGTGAGGACGCAGCAGCCCGGCGGCGGGGAGCGGGCATGCGAAGCGGTAGAAAGCGTGCAAGACGGAGTTTTGGTTCTGATCAAAGACAAAAGCAGCGGGAAGTTCGCCGTGATGCGCGAGCCCATCCGCCTGGCCAACTGCGTGGTGTCCATGGACCCAGAGTGCCAGGATACCTTCGAGGTTCTGGATATCTGGCGGGAGGCGTTTGTGTTCCGGGCGGCGGACAAGTCCCGGACACACAACTGGTTCCACCACATGAAGCGCTACGCTCGCGATTTGGGAGCCTGGCGCAAGAGACGCAACGCTTTGCCCAACATCATGATCAACACCAATCAGAGTCGATCGTGA